The following proteins are encoded in a genomic region of Chryseobacterium cucumeris:
- a CDS encoding DoxX family protein — MKTSTTLISIISYFFVLLFVYAAVSKILDFENFQVQIAQSPLLTSYAGMISYLVITVELITVILLLSPQLRTTGLFFSLGLMTSFTVYIYMILHYSDSIPCSCGGILEKMDWDQHLIFNIICVVLALAAIISTSAHQQVNKNKVFINSAAVVTGSSLIVILLYFSSENTVRKENNFTRRFLPHPIVEDKVLELDNEHYYFAGIQQDHLFLGNKSFPLQITSVEKAFTTLHSMRIYPDRTDFYYTNLQLKTAGSDYYLYDGSVPIIYKGKTTDSLAYTISYNNVYFNQLAVIDSLNFVVRIRSSTTGEYELGSLTLNRQPKFTIFDQLLEKQVDGIFDADGQLTYDTKTKKVIYMYTYRNQFLVANERLQLENRLKTIDTISKAQIDPITLSNGNTKLKTRPLKVNSGMTTNGPFLFNHSHLIGKHEPKDRWKTATVIDIYRTDRKEYLGSFYIEHIDNKPVSQFMVTNQYLYAIAGKKLIRYRYRTSYVKYFTTGEAENLNKE, encoded by the coding sequence ATGAAGACATCAACAACACTGATCAGCATCATAAGCTATTTTTTCGTCTTACTATTTGTATATGCCGCAGTGAGCAAAATCCTCGACTTTGAAAATTTCCAGGTCCAGATCGCACAGTCTCCGCTGTTAACCAGCTATGCAGGAATGATATCCTATTTAGTCATTACTGTCGAATTAATAACTGTGATTCTGTTGCTGAGCCCTCAATTACGAACAACGGGCCTGTTTTTTTCCCTTGGGCTCATGACCAGTTTTACCGTTTATATCTATATGATCCTTCATTACAGTGATTCAATTCCTTGCTCTTGTGGAGGTATCCTGGAAAAAATGGACTGGGATCAACATCTTATTTTCAATATCATATGTGTTGTACTGGCTTTAGCAGCAATAATATCTACATCTGCCCACCAACAGGTAAACAAAAATAAAGTTTTCATCAACTCAGCTGCTGTGGTTACAGGAAGCTCGCTTATTGTTATCCTCCTTTATTTCAGTTCAGAAAATACAGTCAGAAAAGAGAATAACTTTACCAGGCGTTTTCTTCCACACCCTATTGTCGAAGACAAAGTACTGGAACTTGACAACGAGCATTATTATTTTGCAGGAATCCAGCAGGATCATTTATTTCTGGGTAACAAATCATTTCCATTGCAGATCACTTCCGTTGAAAAGGCATTTACCACATTACATTCCATGCGGATTTACCCTGATCGGACTGACTTTTATTACACCAATCTGCAGTTAAAAACAGCAGGTTCTGATTATTACCTCTACGACGGTAGCGTTCCCATTATTTATAAAGGAAAGACAACGGATTCTCTGGCTTATACGATCAGTTACAATAATGTATACTTCAACCAGCTTGCTGTTATCGATTCCCTAAATTTTGTGGTTAGAATACGAAGCAGTACAACCGGTGAATATGAGCTGGGATCGCTTACTCTTAACCGGCAGCCAAAATTCACAATTTTTGATCAACTGCTGGAAAAGCAGGTTGACGGAATATTTGACGCTGACGGGCAGCTGACCTATGACACGAAAACCAAGAAAGTTATCTATATGTACACTTACAGAAATCAGTTTCTGGTTGCTAATGAAAGACTTCAGTTGGAAAACAGATTAAAAACCATTGATACCATCTCAAAAGCTCAGATTGATCCCATTACCCTGTCCAATGGGAATACAAAGCTAAAAACCCGTCCGCTGAAAGTTAATTCAGGAATGACAACAAACGGCCCGTTTCTGTTCAATCATTCCCATCTGATCGGAAAGCACGAGCCTAAAGACAGGTGGAAAACGGCAACGGTGATTGATATATACCGTACTGACAGGAAAGAATACCTGGGAAGTTTTTATATAGAGCATATCGACAATAAGCCGGTATCCCAGTTCATGGTAACTAACCAATACTTATATGCCATTGCAGGAAAAAAACTGATCCGCTATCGGTACAGAACATCTTATGTAAAATATTTTACAACAGGGGAAGCTGAAAACCTGAACAAAGAGTAG
- a CDS encoding helix-turn-helix domain-containing protein, protein MTGSRLIIILLLLFCSADFDAKEKRDDYLWLRSQYENLKKNDSSAFRYLNVYISKAKKNSDYIRLSEAYKFAVYFSPSNERKLSYADSTIHAALRSKKAELISDAYLGKGIFYYFNLKKYEPALAEYLKAFEYSKEGKDEYVHQKIIYHMGVVKSYLGFYEEAIELFKECGEFFERKSRGKNHPNMLFNFKKGYYNSLHQMVICYRNLRQYEIAEHLIENGLQSLTGNDEFLLERSYLLKCKGIAAYHRRNYAGSIHDLNGALEEIVKSNDFSWLSVIYYYLGKSHMAGNESKGIYYLQKVDSIFNKHAFILPEVRPAYEDLIAYYSEKNDREKQLYYTKQLLSVDKLIGKDFTYLSSKIHREYDTRLLAETKNSLEKTSSRRMVYIVIFIVLTLFFLGISLARYRKEQNIRLKYLLLQDKLNNKKYESLVINQDHINSDPAKTVLPQDLYRELEQKLQQFEMNKGFIQKGLTLSMLATKMNTNTTYLSTFINENKGKNFKTYINDLRISYITNLLNSERKYLLYTIEALAEESGISTRQHFSDLFYDINGLRPTDFIRKRKQELKIE, encoded by the coding sequence ATGACAGGCTCAAGGCTTATTATAATCTTGCTGCTTCTTTTTTGCAGCGCTGATTTTGATGCAAAAGAAAAAAGGGACGATTACCTCTGGCTGAGAAGTCAGTATGAAAATCTTAAAAAAAATGATTCTTCAGCATTTAGGTATTTAAATGTCTATATATCGAAAGCAAAGAAAAATTCTGATTATATAAGGCTTTCAGAGGCGTATAAGTTTGCGGTCTATTTCTCGCCGTCCAATGAAAGAAAGCTTTCATATGCAGACAGTACTATCCATGCCGCATTAAGGTCAAAAAAAGCGGAGCTCATTAGTGATGCTTATCTGGGAAAAGGAATTTTCTATTATTTTAACCTTAAAAAATATGAGCCTGCATTAGCAGAATATCTGAAAGCCTTTGAGTATTCCAAAGAAGGAAAAGATGAATATGTGCATCAGAAAATTATTTACCATATGGGAGTGGTTAAAAGTTATCTCGGATTTTACGAGGAGGCGATTGAGCTGTTTAAGGAGTGCGGTGAGTTCTTCGAAAGAAAGAGCAGGGGAAAAAATCATCCCAATATGCTTTTTAATTTTAAGAAGGGGTATTATAATTCACTGCATCAAATGGTGATCTGTTATCGGAATCTCAGGCAATATGAAATAGCGGAACATCTTATTGAAAACGGATTGCAATCTCTTACCGGTAATGACGAATTTTTACTGGAAAGAAGTTACCTGCTGAAATGTAAGGGTATCGCCGCTTACCATCGCAGGAACTATGCGGGAAGTATTCACGATCTGAACGGAGCTTTAGAAGAGATTGTAAAATCGAATGACTTTTCGTGGCTGTCCGTTATTTATTATTATCTCGGGAAAAGTCATATGGCTGGTAATGAAAGCAAGGGAATTTATTATCTCCAGAAAGTAGATTCCATTTTTAACAAGCATGCTTTTATTCTTCCCGAAGTAAGACCTGCCTATGAAGATCTGATTGCCTATTATTCAGAAAAAAATGACAGGGAGAAGCAGCTTTATTATACCAAACAGCTACTAAGTGTAGATAAGCTTATCGGAAAAGATTTTACATACCTGTCGTCAAAAATACACAGAGAATATGACACCAGACTGCTTGCCGAAACTAAAAACAGCCTTGAGAAGACAAGTTCCAGGCGGATGGTATATATCGTGATATTTATTGTGTTGACCTTATTCTTTCTGGGTATTTCGTTGGCTAGATATCGTAAGGAACAAAATATAAGGTTGAAGTACCTTTTACTGCAGGATAAACTAAACAATAAAAAATACGAATCATTGGTTATTAATCAGGATCATATAAATAGTGATCCTGCTAAGACCGTTCTACCGCAAGATCTTTACAGAGAATTGGAGCAGAAACTGCAACAATTTGAAATGAACAAAGGGTTTATACAGAAAGGGTTAACGCTGAGTATGCTGGCGACTAAAATGAATACCAATACCACGTATCTGTCGACTTTCATCAATGAAAATAAAGGAAAAAATTTTAAAACCTATATTAACGATCTTAGAATTTCTTATATCACTAATTTACTGAATTCAGAGAGGAAGTATCTTTTATATACTATTGAAGCGCTTGCGGAAGAATCCGGAATTTCTACGCGACAGCATTTTTCCGATTTATTTTATGATATCAACGGACTAAGGCCGACAGATTTTATCCGTAAAAGAAAACAGGAACTTAAAATAGAATAG
- a CDS encoding RteC domain-containing protein, giving the protein MVTKTFFRKVEEIHRKLEVELAALAEEEKNIIILAERSLMKIDYSIRVLKDMLKEFNFESIAEEVCFFKHHKPLFISKFVYFSRLLDIESTKPGLGGKSLRKYYENELLKIKKYYSQEHELYNYYRRNATYLDHKYFIRRAYDLKMKLSSNLYDFDDEFTTVNDHKIAVFMAYSSLEKYLMLCLKEYSGNGGHSEEKSKLQWTSSKVSLLELLYALHLTHCFNGGNVDFIEIVRHTEKTLSLNLGNVYKTVGEIKNRKYKRKRFLELLSDNLEKSFEVDDR; this is encoded by the coding sequence ATGGTAACAAAAACATTTTTTAGAAAAGTTGAAGAAATTCATCGTAAACTGGAGGTAGAATTAGCTGCCCTTGCAGAAGAAGAGAAGAATATAATTATTCTTGCAGAACGCTCATTAATGAAAATTGATTATTCCATACGCGTCCTAAAAGATATGTTGAAAGAGTTCAATTTTGAGAGCATTGCTGAAGAGGTTTGTTTTTTTAAACATCATAAACCCTTGTTCATTTCGAAGTTTGTTTATTTTTCTAGGCTTCTTGATATCGAAAGTACAAAGCCTGGGTTAGGGGGAAAGAGTCTTAGGAAATATTATGAAAATGAACTCCTGAAGATAAAAAAATATTATTCTCAGGAACATGAATTGTACAATTACTATAGAAGAAATGCTACCTATCTTGACCATAAGTATTTTATCAGAAGAGCCTATGATCTGAAAATGAAACTGTCATCGAACCTTTATGATTTTGATGACGAATTTACTACTGTAAATGATCACAAAATTGCTGTTTTCATGGCATATTCATCGTTGGAAAAATATCTGATGCTTTGTTTAAAAGAATATTCCGGCAATGGTGGTCATAGTGAAGAGAAATCCAAGCTGCAATGGACATCGTCTAAGGTATCATTGTTGGAATTACTGTATGCATTACATTTAACGCACTGCTTCAATGGAGGTAATGTTGATTTTATTGAGATTGTGCGCCATACGGAAAAAACCTTAAGCCTGAACCTGGGTAATGTCTACAAAACAGTAGGAGAGATTAAAAACAGAAAATATAAAAGAAAGCGTTTTTTAGAACTCTTGAGCGATAATCTGGAAAAAAGTTTTGAGGTAGATGACCGCTAA
- a CDS encoding helix-turn-helix domain-containing protein, producing MNIDRTEFITWMERIMTRFDILHEKIHVKQNEITSIDGEQLLDNQDVLQMLKISSRTLQRYRSDKKLPYYTISGKLYYKLSDVHQLIRESFSKFSRNL from the coding sequence ATGAATATCGACAGAACAGAATTTATAACGTGGATGGAAAGAATCATGACCCGTTTTGATATCCTTCATGAAAAAATACATGTGAAACAAAATGAAATCACTTCTATTGACGGTGAACAGTTACTGGATAATCAGGACGTGCTCCAGATGCTTAAAATAAGTTCGAGAACATTGCAGAGATACCGTTCTGATAAAAAACTTCCTTATTATACAATTAGTGGGAAATTGTATTATAAATTATCAGATGTTCATCAACTGATCAGAGAGAGCTTTAGTAAGTTTTCCCGAAATCTTTGA
- a CDS encoding winged helix-turn-helix transcriptional regulator has protein sequence MTAVKKTSVIQANKGNAHISCPVTFVMEKIGGYWKPIIMFNLLSGEKRYSELKRSIDTITEKVLIQQLKQLERDGLLIRKSRPVIPPHATYELSKKGKELYPVLREMAIWATNHGESYQSQFTKQMKDFPEIESV, from the coding sequence ATGACAGCAGTAAAGAAGACTTCCGTAATACAGGCAAACAAAGGTAATGCTCACATATCATGCCCTGTAACATTTGTTATGGAAAAAATAGGCGGTTATTGGAAACCAATTATTATGTTCAATCTTTTATCAGGCGAAAAAAGGTACAGTGAGCTTAAGAGATCAATTGATACGATAACAGAAAAGGTTTTAATTCAACAGTTAAAACAACTGGAAAGAGATGGCCTCCTGATTAGAAAATCCAGACCCGTAATACCACCACATGCTACCTATGAACTCTCAAAGAAGGGTAAAGAATTATATCCCGTACTCCGCGAAATGGCAATCTGGGCTACTAACCATGGCGAATCTTATCAATCCCAGTTTACAAAGCAGATGAAGGACTTCCCCGAAATTGAATCTGTGTAG
- a CDS encoding NmrA family NAD(P)-binding protein, with protein MKITVTGSLGNISRILTEKLVSNGHQVAVISSRQENTAAINALGAEALIGRLDDEKFIHNAFKNADAVYTMIPPSYGTTEEIKK; from the coding sequence ATGAAAATTACAGTTACAGGATCTTTAGGAAACATCAGTAGAATTCTGACAGAAAAATTAGTTAGTAACGGACACCAAGTAGCCGTTATCAGTTCAAGACAAGAGAATACAGCAGCTATAAATGCTTTGGGTGCTGAAGCGCTTATTGGGCGGTTGGACGATGAGAAATTTATTCATAATGCATTCAAAAATGCAGATGCTGTATATACAATGATTCCGCCGAGCTACGGAACCACAGAAGAAATAAAAAAGTAG
- a CDS encoding alpha/beta fold hydrolase, with the protein MKNKENTDWLDRKQYPFKSHFIETKYGKIHYIDEGEGEVLVFVHGNPNWSFGYRELIKHFSKTHRCIAIDHIGFGLSDKPYDVSYPKFHAENLESVIIALQLHDITLVLHDWGGPIGISYAENHPDRVKRLIVFNSWFWSVKDDKTLRTFSKFMGSALGRNLCKYFNIFPRVLMKMDMGDKKNHSKAIHQHYIKPFPHAGTRKGTWIFPKSFLVEDRWLNSLWDNRNRIKEIPILMLWGMRDKAFPEHFLTKWESVFQNTSKVKFDYSGHNSPEEIGKDAIKYVQDFL; encoded by the coding sequence ATGAAAAATAAAGAAAATACGGATTGGCTGGACCGGAAACAATATCCCTTTAAGTCTCATTTTATCGAAACGAAGTATGGAAAAATTCATTATATCGATGAGGGTGAAGGGGAAGTATTAGTGTTTGTGCATGGTAATCCAAACTGGTCTTTCGGTTATCGTGAACTGATCAAACATTTTAGCAAAACACATCGGTGTATTGCGATTGATCATATCGGATTTGGCCTTTCGGACAAACCCTATGACGTTTCTTATCCGAAGTTCCATGCTGAAAATTTGGAGTCGGTGATTATAGCACTGCAACTCCATGATATCACGCTGGTACTCCATGACTGGGGAGGGCCGATAGGAATATCCTATGCAGAGAATCATCCGGATCGTGTTAAAAGACTCATCGTTTTTAACAGTTGGTTCTGGTCGGTCAAAGATGATAAGACCTTACGTACTTTTAGTAAATTTATGGGCTCAGCATTAGGTAGAAACCTCTGTAAATACTTCAATATCTTTCCTCGGGTACTTATGAAAATGGATATGGGCGATAAAAAGAACCATTCAAAAGCCATACATCAGCATTATATAAAACCTTTTCCACATGCCGGGACACGAAAGGGAACCTGGATTTTCCCAAAATCTTTCCTGGTTGAAGATCGATGGCTAAATAGCTTGTGGGATAACAGAAACAGGATCAAAGAAATTCCTATACTGATGCTTTGGGGTATGAGAGACAAGGCTTTTCCGGAACATTTCCTTACCAAATGGGAAAGTGTGTTTCAAAACACAAGCAAAGTAAAATTTGATTATAGCGGACACAATTCACCGGAAGAAATTGGTAAGGATGCCATAAAATACGTGCAGGATTTTCTTTAG
- a CDS encoding chloride channel protein, with protein sequence MHSLTAQNYKANITYLCVYLMSIIMESTSIYRKKVLRYSYLKLIACSVLVSIICCVLAYSLKHCTSYIQEKLSEKISGFDPRLFIIAPSIGITLIYFLRKYAFQNRKNKGIKEIYTTLETRKDHLPFFKIPSHYINGLLTVAFGGSTGVEVSTVVATATVGNQAYKRLQPAGAYKTELICAGVIAGVTLLFGSSLGGLFFAFEVIARRYSRTLLLSSLTSMLIASIIVYYFDSTPLFTFPVKEWRWQAIPFVIILGLTGGVLALYFTKIVIYAKSYFAGIKNNFIRVNIGAITVGAFIFFLPALYGDSYHGLEEILRNSLDNSIDLLYFFPLILLVLLKPLAASLTLGAGGDGGVFAPSIVTGALLGVFFAQLCNHYLGTQLVTINFALFGAAAMLSAAIHAPVTAVFIIASLVPGGHVLLLPLLISSLVSKVLAKNLYPYNVYTYKEEAIAK encoded by the coding sequence ATGCACTCGCTGACAGCACAAAATTATAAAGCAAATATCACGTACCTTTGCGTTTATTTAATGTCTATTATTATGGAAAGCACTTCGATATATAGAAAAAAAGTACTTCGATATAGTTATCTAAAATTAATTGCTTGTTCAGTCTTGGTCAGTATAATTTGTTGTGTACTGGCTTATAGCTTGAAGCATTGTACATCTTACATACAGGAAAAATTATCTGAAAAAATTTCTGGCTTTGATCCGAGACTTTTTATTATCGCACCTAGTATTGGCATTACGTTGATATATTTTCTGAGAAAATATGCTTTTCAGAACAGAAAGAATAAGGGGATAAAGGAAATCTATACGACATTGGAAACAAGGAAAGATCACCTGCCCTTTTTTAAAATTCCTTCACACTACATTAATGGCTTGCTAACTGTTGCTTTTGGAGGATCAACGGGAGTTGAAGTCTCAACCGTTGTTGCAACGGCTACAGTAGGCAACCAAGCTTATAAGAGATTACAACCTGCAGGAGCTTACAAAACCGAATTGATATGTGCAGGGGTCATTGCTGGCGTAACACTGTTATTTGGAAGTTCGCTGGGTGGTTTGTTTTTTGCATTTGAGGTTATTGCACGAAGATACAGCAGGACTTTACTACTTAGTTCATTAACTTCGATGTTGATTGCATCAATTATTGTTTATTATTTTGATTCCACTCCCCTCTTTACTTTTCCAGTAAAAGAATGGCGGTGGCAGGCAATTCCTTTTGTGATTATTTTAGGATTGACAGGAGGAGTTTTGGCACTTTATTTTACTAAAATTGTTATCTATGCAAAATCCTATTTTGCAGGCATAAAAAACAACTTTATCCGAGTTAATATTGGAGCAATAACGGTAGGAGCTTTTATATTTTTCTTGCCAGCACTATATGGTGACAGTTATCACGGTCTTGAAGAAATTTTAAGAAATAGTTTAGATAACTCTATTGATCTATTGTACTTCTTTCCGCTGATTCTGCTCGTTCTGTTAAAACCCCTTGCAGCCTCACTTACATTAGGAGCTGGTGGTGACGGTGGTGTCTTCGCACCTAGTATCGTAACAGGTGCATTATTGGGAGTTTTTTTTGCTCAGCTTTGCAACCATTATCTCGGAACACAACTTGTTACTATTAATTTTGCTCTTTTTGGTGCGGCGGCGATGCTTTCGGCTGCAATCCATGCACCTGTTACAGCAGTATTTATTATTGCAAGTCTTGTTCCTGGTGGGCATGTTTTGCTGCTACCATTACTAATTAGCAGTTTAGTTTCAAAAGTATTGGCGAAAAATCTCTATCCATATAACGTATATACATATAAAGAAGAAGCTATCGCTAAATAA
- a CDS encoding DUF6973 domain-containing protein has protein sequence MRNSKVLELNSTLELLTENELYAFKGGLEGGQSEHEIPEVIITVPGGDDGGGNDPGGNDDGNPPTWDDDDPPYGGDGDDPFPPDGGGDPDGSNPSEADGILETPTAREILWLLLNTSAADRDKMRHNAALAAQYGKGQVDNVYDALRHAMWSAMDAADIGLDKAKEFHTLHETVNPGNDNTMDLHNNDWGFNWFSQHGNPDNNMQQFINDFNAAVASGQIQTHP, from the coding sequence ATGAGAAACTCGAAAGTACTCGAGCTCAACAGTACATTGGAACTGTTGACAGAAAATGAATTGTATGCCTTCAAGGGAGGTCTTGAAGGCGGACAGAGCGAACATGAAATTCCGGAAGTCATTATTACTGTTCCCGGAGGAGATGATGGCGGGGGAAATGATCCCGGTGGGAACGATGATGGTAACCCTCCAACCTGGGATGATGATGATCCTCCTTATGGGGGTGATGGTGATGATCCGTTTCCTCCCGATGGAGGCGGTGATCCAGATGGTAGTAACCCAAGTGAGGCAGATGGAATTCTAGAAACCCCTACAGCCAGAGAAATCCTATGGCTACTTTTAAACACATCAGCGGCAGACCGTGACAAGATGCGACATAATGCAGCCTTAGCAGCTCAATATGGAAAAGGACAGGTTGACAACGTCTATGATGCATTAAGACATGCGATGTGGTCAGCAATGGATGCCGCAGATATCGGGTTGGATAAAGCTAAAGAATTTCACACCCTACATGAAACCGTAAATCCAGGAAACGATAATACAATGGATCTGCATAATAATGACTGGGGGTTCAATTGGTTTTCCCAGCACGGAAATCCTGACAACAACATGCAACAGTTCATCAATGACTTTAATGCAGCAGTAGCAAGCGGACAAATACAAACCCACCCATAA